The genomic stretch ATTATTTGACACTGATCAGGAATTTACAGATCCTAAAATTGCAGTAGATGTTTTACTTGATAAACACACTACTTTTTTAGAATTTGAAATAAAAGTAAAGGGTACAGTAGAATTGGTTTGTGATATCACCAACGAAGATTTTACCTATCCTATAGAAAACCAAATTGGTATTTTGGTGAAATTTGGGGAAGAGTACGATGACAGCGAAGAAGACGTTATCACCATTCCTGCAAACGATCACGCATTTAATATTTCACAATTGATATATGAAAACGTGGCGCTATCAATACCCATGAAAAAAGTATCACCTAATGTAAGTGATGAAGATTTGGAAATCCTGGAAAAATTCAGTCCAAAAGAAATAGAAGAAGAGCAGGAAGAGAAAAGCGATCCACGATGGGAC from Chryseobacterium indoltheticum encodes the following:
- a CDS encoding YceD family protein, which produces MDKLRNYDVSFSGLKTGKHEFKFEIDKEFFQLFDTDQEFTDPKIAVDVLLDKHTTFLEFEIKVKGTVELVCDITNEDFTYPIENQIGILVKFGEEYDDSEEDVITIPANDHAFNISQLIYENVALSIPMKKVSPNVSDEDLEILEKFSPKEIEEEQEEKSDPRWDALKNLKNKN